A window of Ovis canadensis isolate MfBH-ARS-UI-01 breed Bighorn chromosome X, ARS-UI_OviCan_v2, whole genome shotgun sequence contains these coding sequences:
- the LOC138930666 gene encoding serine/threonine-protein phosphatase 4 regulatory subunit 3-B-like yields the protein MADEQSIVKVFFLNDDQQWEMLGKGHVSTIYVERLQGLCLLVRSELSGLEILESKINPDTPYQRRQGTLIVWSEAENHGMAISFADAASCHEIWKDICQVQGKDPSTDITHDPLVESEDETLDDVADDVLELPNCELGKLDQIAHLVTSVLTSPLRKERLALLVGNEDFIKKLLQLFHTCEDLEDTEGLQNLHDIVKGMLFLNQASLLEILFSDKYIMDVVGCLEYDPALAQPKRHREFLTQKVKFKEVIPIIDHALLQKIHQTYRVQYIQDILFPIPSIFEENFLSTLTNFILLNKGAIVNMLQEDDKFLSTAFAQLRDKTTDDDTRRELLFFFKEFCAFSQTLVPENRNALFKTLTQLGILPALKIVMNMNDLQIRAAATDVFTYLVEYSPCRVREFIIEDHQSEDSILFINLVIEQIFCDTDPELGNAVHLMEVLRALLDPNNMMTASSHCEKSEFLHFFCMHCMNNFIEPLLSTTSAYIHDKDNIVGSDENNINCLSAVRFMRTMIGLRDELLNHYIIKGNFFEPVVNALLENGTRYNMLNSAIVELFDYVRMENIKSLVAHIVEKFYATLKSIEYVQTFKGLKVKYEQEKELQNQVTKNLCSVLYSQVFCRDSGVFEEEEERSINENIKEEAIEPPPESGFEIKRAKENEDKVDLPSQTPFGDFEFTSSHSADAADETSNPNRRRVICLVDYSDDEEEEEDETPPSKRPHLSP from the exons ATGGCAGACGAGCAGAGCATAGTGAAAGTATTTTTCCTGAATGATGACCAACAATGGGAAATGCTAGGCAAGGGACATGTCTCTACTATTTATGTGGAACGCCTTCAGGGCTTGTGTCTGCTAGTTCGATCTGAACTTAGCGGCTTAGAGATCTTGGAGTCAAAGATAAATCCAGACACGCCCTATCAGAGACGACAAGGGACATTAATTGTTTGGTCTGAAGCTGAGAACCACGGTATGGCGATAAGTTTCGCGGACGCAGCAAGTTGTCACGAGATATGGAAAGACATCTGCCAGGTTCAAGGTAAAGACCCATCTACCGATATCACACACGACCCCTTAGTTGAATCCGAAGACGAGACATTGGATGACGTGGCAGATGACGTGCTTGAGCTGCCTAACTGTGAACTCGGTAAGCTTGACCAGATTGCTCACTTAGTTACCTCAGTTCTCACCTCACCTCTGCGTAAGGAAAGGCTGGCTCTGTTAGTAGGAAATGAggactttattaaaaaattactgCAGTTGTTCCACACGTGTGAGGACCTAGAGGACACTGAAGGCTTACAGAATCTGCATGACATTGTTAAAGGGATGTTATTTCTCAACCAGGCATCTCTGCTTGAGATCCTCTTTTCTGATAAGTATATCATGGATGTGGTGGGATGCCTTGAATATGACCCTGCCTTGGCTCAGCCAAAAAGGCATAGAGAATTCTTAACCCAAAAAGTGAAGTTCAAGGAAGTTATACCAATAATAGACCATGCACTTCTGCAAAAAATACATCAGACATACAGGGTACAGTACATTCAAGACATCCTTTTTCCTATCCCATCAATATTTGAAGAGAATTTTCTTTCTActcttacaaattttattttattaaacaagGGTGCGATAGTCAATATGCTGCAGGAAGATGATAAGTTTTTGTCTACCGCTTTTGCGCAATTAAGGGATAAGACCACAGATGATGATACACGGCGTGAgctgttattttttttcaaggaattCTGTGCATTTTCTCAGACATTAGTACCTGAAAACAGGAATGCACTGTTCAAAACACTGACACAACTGGGAATTCTTCCTGCTCTTAAAATTGTAATGAATATGAATGACTTGCAAATAAGGGCAGCTGCTACTGATGTATTTACTTATCTAGTAGAGTATAGTCCATGCAGGGTTCGAGAATTTATAATAGAAGACCACCAAAGTGAAGACAGCATTCTTTTCATTAATTTAGTAATTGAACAAATATTCTGTGATACTGACCCTGAGCTAGGAAATGCTGTTCATTTAATGGAAGTCCTTCGTGCCCTGCTTGATCCAAACAACATGATGACAGCATCTAGTCACTGTGAAAAAAGTGAATTTCTACATTTCTTCTGTATGCATTGTATGAATAACTTCATAGAACCACTTTTGTCAACTACTTCAGCATATATACATGACAAGGATAATATAGTTGGATCTGACGAAAATAACATAAACTGTCTCA GTGCTGTTCGTTTTATGAGAACGATGATTGGCCTTAGAGATGAACTTTTAAATCATTACATCATCAAGGGAAATTTTTTTGAGCCAGTTGTAAATGCTCTTTTAGAGAATGGAACTCGGTACAATATGTTGAATTCAGCTATTGTTGAGCTGTTTGACTACGTAAGAATGGAAAATATCAAATCTCTTGTTGCCCATATAGTTGAAAAGTTTTATGCAACGCTTAAGTCAATTGAATATGTTCAGACATTCAAAGGATTGAAGGTGAAATATGAGCAAGAGAAAGAGCTGCAAAATCAAGTAACGAAGAATTTATGTTCTGTACTGTATAGTCAAGTATTTTGCAGAGATTCCGGTGTctttgaggaggaggaggaaaggagtattaatgaaaatataaaggaaGAAGCAATTGAGCCACCACCGGAAAGTGGTTTTGAGAttaaaagagcaaaagaaaatgaagacaaggTAGATCTTCCCTCTCAAACACCTTTTGGTGACTTTGAATTTACTTCATCTCAttctgctgatgctgctgatgAAACAAGTAACCCAAACCGCAGAAGGGTTATTTGCTTAGTGGATTATTCAGATgatgaagaagaagaggaagatgaaACACCTCCCAGCAAAAGACCACATCTTAGCCCATAA